In Streptomyces puniciscabiei, a single genomic region encodes these proteins:
- the fusA gene encoding elongation factor G — protein sequence MATTSLDLAKVRNIGIMAHIDAGKTTTTERILFYTGVSYKIGEVHDGAATMDWMEQEQERGITITSAATTCHWPLENVDHTINIIDTPGHVDFTVEVERSLRVLDGAVTVFDGVAGVEPQSETVWRQADRYGVPRICFVNKLDRTGAEFHRCVDMISDRLGAQPIVMQLPIGAEADFKGVVDLVRMKALVWSAEATKGEMYDVVDIPATHTEAAEEWRGKLVEAVAENDEEIMELYLEGEEPSEEQLYAAIRRITIASGKGKGTTVTPVFCGTAFKNKGVQPLLDAVVRYLPSPVDIEAIEGHAVNNPEEVVKRKPSDDEPLSALAFKIMSDPHLGKLTFVRVYSGRLESGTSVLNSVKGKKERIGKIYRMHANKREEIDSVGAGDIVAVMGLKQTTTGETLSDDKNPVILESMDFPAPVIQVAIEPKSKGDQEKLGVAIQRLAEEDPSFQVHSDEETGQTIIGGMGELHLEVLVDRMRREFKVEANVGKPQVAYRETIRKAVERVDYTHKKQTGGTGQFAKVQIGIEPLEGGDTSYEFVNKVTGGRIPKEYIPSVDAGAQEAMQFGILAGYEMTGVRVILHDGAYHEVDSSELAFKIAGSQAFKEAARKASPVLLEPMMAVEVTTPEDYMGEVIGDINSRRGQIQAMEERAGARVVKGLVPLSEMFGYVGDLRSKTSGRASYSMQFDSYAEVPRNVAEEIIAKAKGE from the coding sequence ATGGCTACCACTTCACTTGACCTGGCCAAGGTCCGCAACATTGGGATCATGGCCCACATCGACGCGGGCAAGACGACCACCACCGAGCGGATCCTGTTCTACACCGGTGTGTCGTACAAGATCGGTGAGGTCCACGACGGCGCTGCCACCATGGACTGGATGGAGCAGGAGCAGGAGCGTGGCATCACGATCACCTCTGCTGCCACCACCTGCCACTGGCCGCTGGAGAACGTCGACCACACCATCAACATCATCGACACCCCGGGTCACGTCGACTTCACCGTCGAGGTGGAGCGCTCCCTGCGCGTGCTCGACGGTGCCGTGACGGTGTTCGACGGCGTCGCCGGCGTCGAGCCCCAGTCCGAGACGGTGTGGCGTCAGGCGGACCGCTACGGCGTTCCGCGTATCTGCTTCGTCAACAAGCTCGACCGGACCGGTGCCGAGTTCCACCGCTGCGTCGACATGATCTCTGACCGCCTGGGCGCTCAGCCGATCGTGATGCAGCTGCCGATCGGTGCCGAGGCCGACTTCAAGGGCGTCGTGGACCTGGTCCGCATGAAGGCGCTCGTGTGGTCCGCCGAGGCGACCAAGGGCGAGATGTACGACGTCGTCGACATCCCGGCCACGCACACCGAGGCGGCCGAGGAGTGGCGCGGCAAGCTGGTCGAGGCCGTCGCCGAGAACGACGAAGAGATCATGGAGCTGTACCTGGAGGGCGAGGAGCCTTCCGAGGAGCAGCTGTACGCCGCGATCCGTCGTATCACCATCGCGTCCGGCAAGGGCAAGGGCACCACGGTCACCCCGGTGTTCTGCGGCACCGCGTTCAAGAACAAGGGCGTCCAGCCCCTGCTCGACGCGGTCGTGCGCTACCTGCCTTCCCCGGTTGACATCGAGGCCATCGAGGGCCACGCGGTCAACAACCCGGAGGAGGTCGTCAAGCGCAAGCCCTCCGACGACGAGCCGCTGTCCGCGCTGGCGTTCAAGATCATGAGCGACCCGCACCTCGGCAAGCTCACCTTCGTCCGGGTCTACTCGGGCCGCCTGGAGTCCGGCACCTCGGTGCTGAACTCCGTCAAGGGCAAGAAGGAGCGCATCGGCAAGATCTACCGCATGCACGCGAACAAGCGTGAGGAGATCGACTCGGTGGGCGCCGGCGACATCGTCGCCGTCATGGGCCTGAAGCAGACCACCACCGGTGAGACGCTGTCCGACGACAAGAACCCGGTCATCCTGGAGTCCATGGACTTCCCGGCGCCGGTCATCCAGGTCGCCATCGAGCCCAAGTCGAAGGGCGACCAGGAGAAGCTCGGCGTCGCGATCCAGCGCCTGGCCGAGGAGGACCCGTCCTTCCAGGTCCACTCGGACGAGGAGACCGGCCAGACCATCATCGGTGGTATGGGCGAGCTGCACCTCGAGGTGCTGGTCGACCGTATGCGCCGTGAGTTCAAGGTCGAGGCCAACGTCGGCAAGCCGCAGGTGGCGTACCGCGAGACGATCCGCAAGGCCGTCGAGCGCGTCGACTACACCCACAAGAAGCAGACCGGTGGTACCGGTCAGTTCGCGAAGGTGCAGATCGGCATCGAGCCGCTCGAGGGTGGCGACACCTCGTACGAGTTCGTGAACAAGGTGACCGGTGGCCGCATCCCGAAGGAGTACATCCCTTCGGTGGACGCCGGTGCGCAGGAGGCCATGCAGTTCGGCATCCTCGCCGGTTACGAGATGACCGGTGTCCGCGTGATCCTGCACGACGGTGCCTACCACGAGGTCGACTCCTCCGAGCTCGCCTTCAAGATCGCCGGTTCGCAGGCCTTCAAGGAGGCCGCGCGCAAGGCCAGCCCCGTGCTGCTCGAGCCGATGATGGCCGTCGAGGTCACCACGCCCGAGGACTACATGGGTGAGGTCATCGGCGACATCAACTCCCGCCGTGGCCAGATCCAGGCCATGGAGGAGCGGGCCGGTGCCCGCGTCGTGAAGGGCCTCGTGCCCCTTTCGGAGATGTTCGGTTACGTCGGCGACCTGCGCAGCAAGACGTCCGGCCGCGCCAGCTACTCCATGCAGTTCGACTCCTACGCCGAGGTTCCGCGGAACGTCGCCGAGGAGATCATCGCGAAGGCCAAGGGCGAGTAA
- the rpsL gene encoding 30S ribosomal protein S12: MPTIQQLVRKGRQDKVEKNKTPALEGSPQRRGVCTRVFTTTPKKPNSALRKVARVRLTSGIEVTAYIPGEGHNLQEHSIVLVRGGRVKDLPGVRYKIIRGSLDTQGVKNRKQARSRYGAKKEK, translated from the coding sequence GTGCCTACGATCCAGCAGCTGGTCCGCAAGGGCCGGCAGGACAAGGTCGAGAAGAACAAGACGCCCGCACTCGAGGGTTCCCCTCAGCGTCGTGGCGTCTGCACGCGTGTGTTCACGACCACCCCGAAGAAGCCGAACTCGGCCCTCCGCAAGGTCGCGCGTGTGCGTCTGACCAGCGGCATCGAGGTCACCGCTTACATTCCGGGTGAGGGACACAACCTGCAGGAGCACTCCATCGTGCTCGTGCGCGGCGGCCGTGTGAAGGACCTGCCGGGTGTTCGCTACAAGATCATCCGCGGCTCGCTCGACACCCAGGGTGTCAAGAACCGCAAGCAGGCTCGCAGCCGTTACGGCGCCAAGAAGGAGAAGTAA
- a CDS encoding Crp/Fnr family transcriptional regulator, producing MASTWTTASARDDGGLDDRVPFLARLETEDREVLLALGRELAFTARTVLIHQHEPSSHVLFLVQGWTKVTAAAANGYEALLALRGPGDIVGESAALTGRPRSATVTALEPVRSLAVEHERFRDFLRRSPAASFALLGLTADRTRAADRRRLEFASMNVRERLAVLLLDLARTHGRRTEEGIEVSVPLSKQELAGSVGASREMVQRLLKELRDKHAVTTGRRALLIHRPDVLRRIAAATSASTPGTPWIPSPPGPPDGE from the coding sequence ATGGCGAGCACGTGGACGACCGCGTCTGCACGGGACGACGGCGGTCTGGACGACCGGGTGCCCTTCCTCGCCCGGCTGGAAACCGAGGACCGGGAGGTGCTGCTCGCCCTCGGCCGGGAGCTGGCCTTCACCGCCCGCACGGTGCTGATCCACCAGCACGAGCCGTCCTCCCACGTGCTCTTTCTCGTGCAGGGCTGGACCAAGGTGACCGCGGCGGCCGCCAACGGCTATGAGGCGCTGCTCGCGCTGCGCGGCCCCGGTGACATCGTCGGCGAGTCGGCGGCGCTGACCGGGCGGCCGCGCTCGGCCACCGTGACCGCGCTGGAGCCGGTGCGCTCGCTGGCCGTGGAGCACGAGCGGTTCCGGGACTTCCTGCGCCGCTCCCCCGCCGCCTCCTTCGCCCTGCTGGGCCTCACCGCCGACCGCACCCGCGCGGCCGACCGGCGCCGGCTGGAGTTCGCCTCCATGAACGTGCGCGAGCGGCTCGCCGTCCTGCTGCTGGACCTGGCCCGCACGCACGGCCGCCGCACCGAGGAGGGCATCGAGGTCTCCGTCCCCCTGAGCAAACAGGAGCTGGCGGGCTCGGTGGGGGCCTCACGCGAGATGGTCCAGCGCCTGCTGAAGGAGCTGCGCGACAAACACGCGGTCACCACGGGCCGCCGGGCCCTGCTCATCCACCGCCCCGACGTTCTGCGCCGAATAGCTGCCGCAACCTCCGCCTCCACCCCGGGCACCCCGTGGATCCCGTCTCCGCCGGGGCCGCCGGACGGGGAGTGA
- the rpsG gene encoding 30S ribosomal protein S7 — translation MPRKGPAPKRPVIIDPVYGSPLVTSLINKVLLNGKRSTAERIVYGAMEGLREKTGNDPVVTLKRALENIKPTLEVKSRRVGGATYQVPVEVKPGRANTLALRWLVGYSRARREKTMTERLLNELLDASNGLGAAVKKREDTHKMAESNKAFAHYRW, via the coding sequence ATGCCTCGTAAGGGCCCCGCCCCGAAGCGCCCGGTCATCATCGACCCGGTCTACGGTTCTCCTCTGGTGACCTCCCTGATCAACAAGGTGCTGCTGAACGGCAAGCGCTCCACCGCCGAGCGCATCGTCTACGGCGCCATGGAGGGCCTGCGCGAGAAGACCGGCAACGACCCGGTCGTCACGCTCAAGCGCGCTCTCGAGAACATCAAGCCGACCCTCGAGGTCAAGTCCCGCCGTGTCGGTGGCGCCACCTACCAGGTCCCGGTCGAGGTCAAGCCCGGCCGTGCCAACACGCTGGCGCTGCGCTGGCTGGTCGGTTACTCCCGCGCCCGTCGCGAGAAGACCATGACCGAGCGTCTCCTCAACGAGCTTCTCGACGCCTCCAACGGCCTCGGTGCGGCCGTGAAGAAGCGCGAGGACACGCACAAGATGGCCGAGTCCAACAAGGCCTTCGCGCACTACCGCTGGTAG